TGCCGTGCTGGCATCGCGGCTGAGCGATCTGCCGGCCGGCAGCCTGACCGTTGTCCGCGCCCTCCCGTCGTCCGCCTCGGCGTCGTACGACGAGCTGGTCGCGGAGGTCGACGGTGCGCTCCGCCGGCTGCAGCGATCATGATGCGCGTGAATCCCGTGCGGAGCGGGATCATCGGTTTTCTCAAGCTGTACCGCCTGCTGATCAGCCCGCTGTACGGGCAGGTGTGCAGGTTCTACCCGAGTTGTTCGGCGTACGCCTTGGAAGCGGTCGAACGCCACGGTGCGGTGCGCGGTAGCTGGCTGGCGGTGAGGCGACTCCTCCGC
The genomic region above belongs to Kribbella solani and contains:
- the yidD gene encoding membrane protein insertion efficiency factor YidD; the encoded protein is MRVNPVRSGIIGFLKLYRLLISPLYGQVCRFYPSCSAYALEAVERHGAVRGSWLAVRRLLRCHPWNPGGYDPVPPTDVDQRGEPLSANQPGSSADAGPVQRGV